AAGTCCCCGCGCTCCTGTCTTTCAAGCGGAGAATCAAATCGCCAAAATCCTGAAAGAGACACCCCACCCCTTGTTTGAGCGTAAGTTCCGCCACCACCAAGGCGGCAAGATCACTCTTGCCGCACCCGGCGGAACCGCAAAGAACAAAACCTTGCCTTTCAGGATAGTGAGTTATAAAACCCTCCACATATTGGGCGGCGGCAATGTAGTTGTTCGTCACGCTACCGCCTTTCACCCTGGCGCCCGCCATTACTGCGGGAATCTGCGCCCGGTTGTATTTTTTCACATTGTCGCGCATATCTGAGCATGAGCGGCACGAAACCTTGGACTTGTAGCCATCCTTCTTTTCAATAAGAAACCCCCGCCCCCCGCAATCGCCGCAATCCCCGGCGCAACCACACACAACCGCGCGCGCAAACTCGCCTTTCCCGTCTATCCGATACTTCTTGCCGCCGCACTTGTTGCAACTGTCACCCATCGCCTTCCTCACCCGACAGGGAAAACAGCCCCTCAAAACCGGCCTCCCTCATAACAAGATCATCCACACAGGCGGTCAGAACCTTTTGCTCTTCATCTTCATTGATAAACTTCCGCCCCGAAGAAAAAACCGTTTCACGCGCGGCGGACACAATACGCTCGCGGCGGGACGGCTCAAAAACAGCCATTAAATCTTCACACATTTGCCTGCGCGTTTGCTTCAACAAATCCCACACATCCGGCGCTTCGGGAGTGGACTGCGAAAAGGTTTTATGCGCCGCCCTCAAACACTCCGCGATCTTCGGGTCGCGGGTTTGAGCAAGAACATTTGTCATATTCACTGAGACCGCCGAAAGAACGGAATGGACGCCCGCGCGCTCCGCCTGCCCGCCGGGGGCGACGGACGGAGAGCCGCCCGCCCGCTCTTCAACAAACCTGCTGCATGCGGAAATTCTCATCCTTTTCACCCCGCCGCCTTCAAACGCCTTTTTTATGCCCGTCAGAACATCCTGCTTTGATATGCCGTCTCTCCGCCACTTCATAAGAAGATGCTCGTCTTCGGAGGAGATCATCGCCACCCTGCCCGCGAGGGCGCAGAAATAGTCAGTCACCTCGCGTATGTAACTGCTTTCAGAGTCCGTATCGCTCATTGCGCCCGACCGCCCGCAAGTGATTTCATTTTCCGGACCGCCGCGCTTATGTCGGGCTTGCCGAATATGCCGGAGCCGCTCACAAGGGCGTCCGCGCCGGCGCTGAAAACCGCCCCGGCATTTTCAAGAGTTATGCCGCCGTCCACCTCAATGATTGGCGCGCCGTCAGAAGGCGGGCCCAATACGCCGCGCAACTCCCTTATCTTTCCGAGAGACGACTCTATGAAACTCTGCCCTGAGAACCCCGGCTCAACCGACATCACAAGAAGAATATCCGCATATTGAATCATGCCGCCAATGCGGGAGACGGGCGTTGAAGGGTTGAAAGCCAGACCCGCTTTGAGGCCGAGGGAACGTATGTGAGAGAGAACCGGCGGCGCGTCTTCGCACGACTCAATCTGAACGGTGATGCCGTTTATCCGGTCTCCGCCCGCCTGCGCGAATGCGTCTATCATGTTTTCGGGATTCTCTATCATAAGGTGAACATCCATCGGCGGGCAGTAGCCGGTCTTTGAAAGGGACGCCACAACCGGAACTCCTATGCTTATATTGGGAACAAAACGCCCGTCCATAACATCCACATGTATCCAGTCCGCCCCTCCGTCCGCCGCAACGCGAACCTGCTCTCCGAGATTTGTGAAGTCGGCGGCGAGAATTGAGGGGGCGATAATGCTCATAATCCGTGTGAATTATACCACACCCCCGGTATGTGGACTTGCGCGGCGGTTGTGGTAGGATTGGCTGTTATGAGCGAAAAAACAACCATACAGATTCTTCAAAACGGCCCCATCATTGTTTCGGGCGATTTTGAGTTGACCGGCGCTCCGGGCGCAAAAGTTGAAGGCGGGGAAAAATTGGCGCTGTGCAGATGCGGCGCTTCACAGACAAAGCCGTTTTGTGACGGAACTCATAAGAAAATAGGTTTCGTTGACGGCTCCGGAGAGTAACAGCCATGGTTCTTACACCGTCAAGTATGATTCCGCTGGGAATGAAAGCGCCCGACTTTGATCTTGCGGACGTGGTCAGCGGGGAAAACAGGAAACTTGAAAATTTCCGCTCCGATGTGGCAACCGTGGTGATGTTTATATGCAACCACTGCCCCTATGTGAAGCACATTCAGCATGAACTGGTGTCTCTCGCGCGCGAATATACGGAGCGCGGGGTCAGTTTTGTCGCCATCAACTCAAACGATGTTGAGAACTATCCCGATGACTCGCCCGAAAAGATGCTTGAAGACGCAAACCGGCTCGGCTATCCGTTTCCCTACCTTTTTGACGAGACTCAAGAAACGGCAAAGGCGTATGACGCGACATGCACGCCGGACTTCTTTGTTTTTGACTCTGATTTCCGGTGCGTTTACAGAGGCCAACTTGACGATTCAAGGCCCGAAAACGGCAAGCCTGTTACGGGGAAAGACCTCCGCGCGGCGCTTGATGCAATAGCGCGCGGGCAGTCTCCCTCAGAAAACCAGATTCCAAGCATGGGATGCAATATCAAGTGGAAGTAACTTTGCGCTTCCGGGGCGGCGCGTGAGCGGCGGCAAAAAGAGAGATTTTATAAGGGAGATTATCGCCGGGGATTTAAGCGCCGGAAAAAACGGCGGGCGGGTGGTCACCCGTTTCCCCCCCGAACCCAACGGACGCCTGCACATCGGGCACGCCAAATCCATCTGCCTGAATTTTTCCGTGGCGGCGGAAAATTCCGGAATCTGCAAACTGCGGTTTGACGACACTAATCCCGGAAAGGAGAGCGGCGAATTTGTTGAGTCAATCAAGGAGGATGTCAAGTGGCTTGGCTTTGACTGGGAAGACCGGCTGCGTTTCGCCTCCGATTACTTTGACAAACTTTTTGAATGCGCCTCTTATCTCACGTTTGGAGAACTCGCGTATGTGGATGACCAGAGCCCCGATGAGATTCGCCGCCTTCGCGGCACTCTGACCGAGCCCGGAAGCGACAGCCCGTTCAGAGACAGGTCGCGGTGGGAAAACCTTGACCTTTTGAAACAAATGAAGGACGGCAAGTTTGATGAGGGGGAAAAGGTGTTGCGGGCGAAAATTGACATGGCGGCAGGCAATATCAACATGCGCGACCCGGTGATATACCGCATACTGAAAACCCCTCACCACAGAACCGGCGAAAAATGGAACATCTATCCCACTTACGATTTCGCCCACCCGCTTTCGGACGCGATTGAGGGCGTAACACACTCGCTCTGCACCCTTGAGTTTGAAGACCACAGGCCCCTTTACGACTGGTTTGTTGAAAAACTCTCCCATCGGCTCGGTAGTAGCAGACCGCGCCAGATAGAGTTTTCCCGTCTGGACATCAGCCACACGGTGATGAGCAAGCGGCTGCTGTCCGAACTGGTTGAGGATGGCGCGGTAAGCGGCTGGGATGACCCGCGCATGCCCACGATATCGGGAATGAGGAGGCGCGGATACCCGCCGGAAGCCATAAGGGATTTCTGTGACAAGGCGGGCGTTACAAAGCAGAAAAGCACGATTGAACTGGAACTGCTTGAGCACACCGTCAGGGAGCGCCTGAACAAAACCGCAGAAAGAAGAATGGCCGTGCTTGACCCGCTGAAACTTGTCATAACGAACTATCCGCCCGGCTCAGAAGAGATGCTGCCCGCCGTGAACAATCCTGAAGACCCGTCTGCGGGAAGCAGAGATGTGCCGTTTTCCGGCGTCCTTTACATAGAGCGGGATGACTTTATGGAAAACCCGCCCAAAAAGTTTCACCGCCTCTCTCCGGGAACAGAAGTGCGGCTCAGATACGCATACTTCATCACTTGCGAGGAGGTCGTCAAAAACGGGGACGGCAGTGTAAGGGAGTTGCGCTGCCGGTATGACCCGCAGACACGCGGAGGAAACGCCCCGGACGGGCGCAAGCCCCGCGGCACCATACACTGGGTCAGCGCCGGGCATGCGGCGCGCGCCGAAGTGCGGCTTTACGACAGGCTGTTTGAAGAAAAAAACCCCGCCGCCTCAGGCGGGCCGCTGAAGGAGTTGACAAACCCCGCCTCCCTTGAAATTCTGAAAGATGTTCCGGTTGAGCCGTCTCTTGTCGATTCGCACCCCGGCGCAATTTTTCAATTTGAGAGAAAGGGTTATTTTGCCGCCGATGAGGATTCAAGCGGCATGCGGCCGGTGTTTAACAGAACCGCAACTTTGAGGGATTCGTGGAAGAAGTAACGAACGGTCAGGCGGTCTCAAGCCATTCCCCATATTTTCCGTTCTCGGCTCTCGTTATCTCAAAAAAGGTTTCCTGAAGACCCTTTGTCACCTCTCCGGGCTTGCCGTCCCCTATCATCCTGTTGTCCACCTCACGCACGGGGGTTATCTCCGCCGCAGTGCCGGTCAGAAAAACCTCGTCCGCCGTATAAAGCTCATCTCTGGTAAAGCGCTGCTGCTCAACCGGTATTCCCCTGTCCCGCGCAATCTCAATCACACACGCCCTTGTTATGCCCTCAAGAGCGGAGGTCAGCGGAGGGGTTTTAAGCGCTCCGCCGCGCGCTATGAAAATGTTCTCACCGCTCCCCTCGGCCACATAGCCTTCCGCGTCAAGAAGCAACGCCTCATCAAAGCCGGTTGATATTGCCTCCTGCTTTGCAAGCACGGAGTTCACATAGTTGCCGCATATCTTGGCTTTTGTCATGAAGGAGTTGACGTGCATTCTGGTAAAGGATGAGATTTTCGTTCTGATGCCGTTTTTAATGCCGTCATCACCCAGATAGGCACCCCAGACCCATGCGGCAACGGCGACGCGGACAGGGTTGTCCACGGGCAACAGCCCCATTGAGCCATGTCCGAGAAAAGCGATGGGCCTTATGTACGCTTCCTTGAGACTGTTCTTCTCCAGAACGGAAAAAACCGCTTCGCGTATCTCGTCTTTGCCGTAGGGGATTTTAATGCCCGCGATGTGGGCGGACATAAAAAGCCGGTCTATGTGCGCGCCCAATTTCAGAACGGCGGTTTTGCCGCCCGCGCCCCTGTAGGCCCTGATGCCTTCAAAGACCCCTATCCCGTAGTGAAGGGTGTGGGTGAGTATATGAACATTTGCCTGCTCCCACGGAACAAGAGAGCCGTTGAACCATATAAGTCCGGGCGTGTCCGCGCTTTTACGGCCTGTTTCTGATGAAGAATGACTCATGAAGATTCGCCAACAAAGGCGCTATTCTAACGGTAGCGGAGGCAAAGGGCAATTCCCTTGACGCCGTTGTGTGTTAGATTTCCCGCCGTCTGTCATGGAAAACGGCGAAAAAAGAGTTCTCTTCATCAATCACTCCGTTCGGGACGGCGGCCCCGGAAGGAGTCTGTTTTATATTCTCAAGCACCTGGACAGAAACTCCGTCCGCCCGTTTGTGCTCATTCCCAGAGACGACATCTTCTCTGAAAGGCTCAAAGAGCACGGGATATACCGGGACGTTATAGTTGATTCCCGATTTCCCGACGGGCTCTTCCGCCCGTTTTGGAACAGTTTGCCGGGACGGGTGAGTTGGCGCGGCCCCCTCGGC
This sequence is a window from Candidatus Dadabacteria bacterium. Protein-coding genes within it:
- a CDS encoding ATP-binding protein gives rise to the protein MGDSCNKCGGKKYRIDGKGEFARAVVCGCAGDCGDCGGRGFLIEKKDGYKSKVSCRSCSDMRDNVKKYNRAQIPAVMAGARVKGGSVTNNYIAAAQYVEGFITHYPERQGFVLCGSAGCGKSDLAALVVAELTLKQGVGCLFQDFGDLILRLKDRSAGTSELVVLEPLFKIPLLVIDGVGSGGREITDWERNVLESIVSKRHGARAKTVITTKYGESEFKTHVGDRSFSRISAMCEFLGMD
- the rpe gene encoding ribulose-phosphate 3-epimerase, encoding MSIIAPSILAADFTNLGEQVRVAADGGADWIHVDVMDGRFVPNISIGVPVVASLSKTGYCPPMDVHLMIENPENMIDAFAQAGGDRINGITVQIESCEDAPPVLSHIRSLGLKAGLAFNPSTPVSRIGGMIQYADILLVMSVEPGFSGQSFIESSLGKIRELRGVLGPPSDGAPIIEVDGGITLENAGAVFSAGADALVSGSGIFGKPDISAAVRKMKSLAGGRAQ
- a CDS encoding CDGSH iron-sulfur domain-containing protein, whose product is MSEKTTIQILQNGPIIVSGDFELTGAPGAKVEGGEKLALCRCGASQTKPFCDGTHKKIGFVDGSGE
- a CDS encoding thioredoxin family protein, whose translation is MVLTPSSMIPLGMKAPDFDLADVVSGENRKLENFRSDVATVVMFICNHCPYVKHIQHELVSLAREYTERGVSFVAINSNDVENYPDDSPEKMLEDANRLGYPFPYLFDETQETAKAYDATCTPDFFVFDSDFRCVYRGQLDDSRPENGKPVTGKDLRAALDAIARGQSPSENQIPSMGCNIKWK
- a CDS encoding glutamine--tRNA ligase/YqeY domain fusion protein is translated as MSGGKKRDFIREIIAGDLSAGKNGGRVVTRFPPEPNGRLHIGHAKSICLNFSVAAENSGICKLRFDDTNPGKESGEFVESIKEDVKWLGFDWEDRLRFASDYFDKLFECASYLTFGELAYVDDQSPDEIRRLRGTLTEPGSDSPFRDRSRWENLDLLKQMKDGKFDEGEKVLRAKIDMAAGNINMRDPVIYRILKTPHHRTGEKWNIYPTYDFAHPLSDAIEGVTHSLCTLEFEDHRPLYDWFVEKLSHRLGSSRPRQIEFSRLDISHTVMSKRLLSELVEDGAVSGWDDPRMPTISGMRRRGYPPEAIRDFCDKAGVTKQKSTIELELLEHTVRERLNKTAERRMAVLDPLKLVITNYPPGSEEMLPAVNNPEDPSAGSRDVPFSGVLYIERDDFMENPPKKFHRLSPGTEVRLRYAYFITCEEVVKNGDGSVRELRCRYDPQTRGGNAPDGRKPRGTIHWVSAGHAARAEVRLYDRLFEEKNPAASGGPLKELTNPASLEILKDVPVEPSLVDSHPGAIFQFERKGYFAADEDSSGMRPVFNRTATLRDSWKK
- a CDS encoding branched-chain amino acid transaminase, yielding MSHSSSETGRKSADTPGLIWFNGSLVPWEQANVHILTHTLHYGIGVFEGIRAYRGAGGKTAVLKLGAHIDRLFMSAHIAGIKIPYGKDEIREAVFSVLEKNSLKEAYIRPIAFLGHGSMGLLPVDNPVRVAVAAWVWGAYLGDDGIKNGIRTKISSFTRMHVNSFMTKAKICGNYVNSVLAKQEAISTGFDEALLLDAEGYVAEGSGENIFIARGGALKTPPLTSALEGITRACVIEIARDRGIPVEQQRFTRDELYTADEVFLTGTAAEITPVREVDNRMIGDGKPGEVTKGLQETFFEITRAENGKYGEWLETA